The following nucleotide sequence is from Alteromonas sp. V450.
TAGGCACCCAAGTTTTAATAGCGGCGGCAAGTGCTAAACCGATAAGTAGCCACACCACAATGTCTTCAAGTAACTTGCCACTGGCGTAGGAGAGCACGCTTTTGACTTTCGAAGGCGAAGATTCGTGTTGAGCTTTGTCTGTGCTCTCGTGATTATGAACATGTGTTTTTTCGCTTGCACAACAGGACGTGTTGGCCTGTATTTGCGTTTCTGGTTTAGGGACTTGCTTTGGCCCACAGCACGATGACTGCGTCATGTCGGGTTGTCTTCGTTGAGCTTCTTCTGCTTCTGCGAAAAAACGTACCATCACACCCGCATAAATGGCACTTGTAATAGCAGCGATAGGCCTCACTATTGCGTAAAGGGGGCCAAGTAGTGCGTAAGATACAGAAACGCTATCCACACCCGTTTCGGGGGTAGAAACTAAAAAAGAGACAGTAGAAGCTTTAGAAGCGCCACTGCGTCTCAATCCTAGGGCAGCAGGAATAACGCCACATGAACAAAGTGGTAAAGGCGCACCGATAATAGCTGCTTTGCTAATAGAGCCAAAAGATGCACTTCCCATATGCTTTTCAAGAAAAGAGACAGGCACTAGCTCATGCATCACTCCTGCGACCAGTAAACCCAAAAGCAACCATGGCGCTGATTCCATGAACAGCGCTAAAAAGTTTTGCCCTAGTAAAATGATATCTGACACATAGCCTCTCTAGTTATCTTGCATAAAGCACTACTTAAAGAAGTAGCTACCGATGCTTGAGTAACGATGATGTTTACAATGTCATATTAACAGATACAGGCGAAGACAGAAAATGAGCAAAACCGATTAACACGATTTACACTAATTTGAAGACTCAACTCTGGGTAATACCAATCCGCATAGATCATTACCCTCTCAGCGAGAGTTAAAATGTTCATAATCGCCACGTGTTACCGCAGATATAGTGGTTCTAAATCAAGGTTACACAACAAAGTATCAGGCAAACAAAATAAAA
It contains:
- a CDS encoding SO_0444 family Cu/Zn efflux transporter codes for the protein MSDIILLGQNFLALFMESAPWLLLGLLVAGVMHELVPVSFLEKHMGSASFGSISKAAIIGAPLPLCSCGVIPAALGLRRSGASKASTVSFLVSTPETGVDSVSVSYALLGPLYAIVRPIAAITSAIYAGVMVRFFAEAEEAQRRQPDMTQSSCCGPKQVPKPETQIQANTSCCASEKTHVHNHESTDKAQHESSPSKVKSVLSYASGKLLEDIVVWLLIGLALAAAIKTWVPTDFLTQWGDGVVAMLVMALIGIPMYICATASTPLAVGFLAAGLSPGAVLVFLMAGPATNVSTMGMIKQEMGARTLALYLFSVISASLGFGYALNYLVSSFSLSSMIKTASHVHEHGAGVQIIYGLCAILLAGLMVRLGVKKLQQYRHNHEQHSACCG